A genomic segment from Nicotiana sylvestris chromosome 1, ASM39365v2, whole genome shotgun sequence encodes:
- the LOC138875790 gene encoding secreted RxLR effector protein 161-like: MDKIGSPVNQTMYRGIIVSLLYLTASRPNIVFSVGLCARFQSNPIESHLKAAKRILRYLKGTKDLVLYYLSGDSLNLIGYTDADYEGYLVDKKNTSGMAHFLGSCLIAWDTRKQNSVALSTAEVEYVAAASCCAKLLWIKQQLEDFGVLTKSVPLPCDNTSALSMAKNSVQHKKTKHIDVRHHFLRNNMEKGLICMKFCSTEDQIADILTKALSREHLKETK, encoded by the coding sequence ATGGATAAAATTGGgtctcctgtgaatcaaaccatgtatagaggcattattgtgTCTCTTCTCTATCTTACTGCCAGTAGACCTAATATTGTCTTCAGTGTGgggctatgtgcaaggtttcaatcaaatcccataGAATCTCATTTGAAGGCAGCCAAAAGAATTCTGAGATATCTTAAAGGAACAAAGGACCTAGTCCTTTATTATCTCTCGGGTGATAGCCTTAATCTCATTGGATATACTGATGCAGACTATGAAGGTTATCTTGTAGACAAGAAAAAtacttctggaatggctcacttccTAGGTTCATGTCTCATCGCTTGGgacacaaggaagcaaaactcagtggctctttcaacagctgaagtAGAATATGTAGCCGCAGCATCCTGCTGTGCAAAACTTTTATGGATCAAGCAGCAATTGGAGGACTTTGGGGTACTCACTAAGAGTGTGCCCCTTCCATGtgataacaccagtgcactcaGCATGGCCAAGAATTCAGTTCAACACAAAAAGACCaagcatattgatgtgaggcatcactTTCTGAGGAACAatatggagaaagggttgatatgtatgaagttttgtagcacagaagatcaaattgcagacattCTTACCAAGGCATTAAGTAGGGAACATTTGAAAGAAACAAAGTGA
- the LOC104227628 gene encoding putative transcription elongation factor SPT5 homolog 1 isoform X1, with protein sequence MPRRRDCNDDAVHEEEEEEEEEEEDESYRRRKRRRSDFIDDLAEEDDGDDDNGGTGGSGRRRPRRRTASEFFDLEAAVDTDDDEEEEDGEDDFIVDGGAEIPDEDGGRREYRHRLLPQEDQEEDLEELTRSIKQRYARSAHVEYDEEATDHVEQQALLPSVRDPKLWMVKCESGHERKVAGRLMQEAINRGSELQIRSVVALDHLQNYIYIEACKEAHVREACKGIHNIYAANIKLVPIKEMTDVLTVECEAVDIARGTWVRMKRGTYKGDLAMVVHVNDMDQRVIVKLIPRVDLHALANKEGREVPKKKAVIPPPRLMNIDEARKMKIFVERKQDTRTGDYFDNIGSMSFRDGFLYKTVALKSTRTQNIRPTFDELEKFRQLDEGGNGDVASLSTFFANRKKVRFMKGDHVIVVKGELSNMKGHVEKVEEDIVHIRLDQKDLAVETLAFSDKELCKYFEKGNHVKVISGLYEGATGMVESVEGHVVNIISDITKERLQVLADKVVQSSEVTSDLTRIGEYELHDLVKLDNENFGVIIRVHSEAFQVLKGMPGRPEVALVGLREIKEKVEKKGNAQDRFKNQFAVKDMVKVIEGPYKGKQGPVKHIFRGIVFIHDRHHLEHAGFICAKSQSCELIGGSGENCDRNGKPFSSRLVPLRTPSRAPQSPMRSSGGGPAMSYGGRQRGGRGDDALVGADVKIRLGPFKGCKGRVVAIQGTSVRVELEAQMKVVSVDRNHIADNDSVSTAFREPYRHGLGSETPSHPSRTPLHPSMTPIRDHGATPIHDGMRTPMVDRAWNPMSPPRYNWEVGNAASWGSSPEYQLSSPRSTAYQE encoded by the exons ATGCCACGGCGACGGGACTGCAACGACGACGCCGTGcatgaagaagaggaagaggaggaggaggaagaagaagacgaGAGCTATAGACGACGCAAACGGCGCAGATCCGATTTTATTGATGATTTGGCGGAGGAAGATGATGGGGACGATGATAATGGCGGCACCGGTGGTAGTGGTAGACGACGCCCTAGAAGGAGGACTGCTTCGGAATTCTTCGACCTCGAAGCTGCTGTAGatactgatgatgatgaggaggaagaagATGGCGAAGATG ATTTCATAGTAGATGGTGGAGCAGAGATACCTGATGAAGATGGTGGCAGACGTGAATATCGTCACCGGCTGTTGCCACAAGAGGACCAAGAAGAAGACCTTGAGGAGCTTACGAGAAGCATTAAGCAAAGATATGCGAGGTCAGCTCATGTGGAGTATGATGAGGAAGCAACAGATCATGTTGAGCAGCAAGCTCTCTTGCCATCTGTCAGGGATCCAAAGCTGTGGATGGTGAAATGTGAG AGCGGTCATGAGAGGAAGGTTGCAGGTCGCCTAATGCAAGAGGCAATAAATAGAGGATCAGAATTGCAAATTCGATCAGTTGTAGCCCTTGATCATCTTCAGAACTATATATACATAGAAGCATGCAAAGAAGCCCATGTGAGGGAG GCTTGCAAGGGTATACACAATATTTATGCCGCTAACATAAAGCTAGTTCCCATCAAAGAGATGACTGATGTTCTCACGGTTGAATGCGAAGCAGTTGATATTGCCAGAGGTACTTGGGTCAGAATGAAGAGAGGAACTTACAAGGGAGACCTTGCAATG GTTGTGCATGTAAATGATATGGACCAGAGAGTCATTGTAAAATTAATTCCAAGGGTTGACTTACATGCTCTTGCAAACAAG GAAGGAAGGGAAGTTCCAAAGAAGAAGGCAGTTATTCCTCCGCCACGCTTAATGAATATTGATGAAGCTAG AAAGATGAAAATATTTGTGGAGCGTAAGCAAGACACGAGGACAGGTGACTATTTTGACAATATTGGAAGTATGTCGTTCAGAGATGGTTTCTTGTACAAAACAGTGGCtctgaaatcaactagaactcagAACATACGTCCAACTTTTGATGAACTTGAGAAATTTCGCCAACTTGATGAGGGTGGGAATGGCGATGTGGCTAGTCTATCCACTTTCTTTGCAAATAGGAAAAAGGTTCGTTTTATGAAGGGTGACCATGTTATTGTGGTTAAGGGGGAACTCAGTAACATGAAAGGCCATGTAGAGAAAGTTGAAGAAGATATCGTTCATATCAGACTAGACCAGAAAGACCTTGCTGTG GAAACTCTGGCTTTTAGTGACAAAGAGCTATGCAAGTACTTTGAGAAGGGAAATCACGTGAAGGTAATATCTGGTTTGTATGAAGGTGCAACTGGTATGGTTGAATCTGTTGAGGGGCATGTGGTGAACATCATATCAGATATAACTAAGGAGCGT CTCCAGGTATTGGCTGATAAAGTTGTTCAGAGTTCTGAAGTAACATCTGATCTCACTCGTATTGGGGAGTATGAGCTCCATGACCTTGTAAAACTAGA CAATGAAAATTTTGGTGTGATTATACGTGTACACAGTGAAGCCTTCCAG GTCCTTAAGGGTATGCCTGGTAGACCCGAGGTAGCACTTGTTGGACTTAGAGAGATCAAAGAGAAAGTTGAGAAGAAAGGAAATGCCCAAGATCGCTTTAAGAACCAATTCGCGGTGAAAGACATGGTAAAAGTTATTGAGGGTCCTTACAAA GGAAAACAAGGTCCTGTAAAACACATCTTCAGAGGAATTGTTTTTATTCATGATCGCCATCATCTTGAGCATGCTGGTTTTATTTGTGCCAAAAGCCAATCTTGTGAGTTGATTGGTGGCTCAGGGGAAAATTGTGATAGAAAT GGTAAACCCTTCTCATCAAGACTTGTGCCTCTTAGAACTCCTTCCCGTGCTCCTCAATCTCCAATGAGATCGTCTGGAGGTGGCCCGGCTATGAGCT ATGGAGGCAGACAGAGAGGTGGAAGAGGGGATGATGCTTTAGTTGGAGCTGATGTGAAAATTCGCCTTGGCCCCTTTAAAGGTTGTAAGGGGCGCGTTGTTGCTATTCAAGGAACTTCAGTCCGCGTTGAACTGGAAGCCCAGATGAAAGTTGTTTCAG TTGATCGCAATCATATTGCAGATAATGATAGTGTGTCCACAGCATTCCG GGAACCATATAGACATGGTTTGGGAAGTGAAACACCATCACATCCTTCGAGGACTCCACTTCATCCATCAATGACACCCATAAGAGATCATGGAG caacaCCTATCCATGATGGCATGAGGACGCCAATGGTTGACAGAGCATGGAACCCAATGAGTCCACCTAG GTACAATTGGGAAGTTGGAAACGCTGCTTCTTGGGGGTCAAGTCCGGAATATCAG TTGTCTAGTCCTCGTTCAACGGCATATCAGGAGTAG
- the LOC104227628 gene encoding putative transcription elongation factor SPT5 homolog 1 isoform X2 — protein sequence MHSSIDFIVDGGAEIPDEDGGRREYRHRLLPQEDQEEDLEELTRSIKQRYARSAHVEYDEEATDHVEQQALLPSVRDPKLWMVKCESGHERKVAGRLMQEAINRGSELQIRSVVALDHLQNYIYIEACKEAHVREACKGIHNIYAANIKLVPIKEMTDVLTVECEAVDIARGTWVRMKRGTYKGDLAMVVHVNDMDQRVIVKLIPRVDLHALANKEGREVPKKKAVIPPPRLMNIDEARKMKIFVERKQDTRTGDYFDNIGSMSFRDGFLYKTVALKSTRTQNIRPTFDELEKFRQLDEGGNGDVASLSTFFANRKKVRFMKGDHVIVVKGELSNMKGHVEKVEEDIVHIRLDQKDLAVETLAFSDKELCKYFEKGNHVKVISGLYEGATGMVESVEGHVVNIISDITKERLQVLADKVVQSSEVTSDLTRIGEYELHDLVKLDNENFGVIIRVHSEAFQVLKGMPGRPEVALVGLREIKEKVEKKGNAQDRFKNQFAVKDMVKVIEGPYKGKQGPVKHIFRGIVFIHDRHHLEHAGFICAKSQSCELIGGSGENCDRNGKPFSSRLVPLRTPSRAPQSPMRSSGGGPAMSYGGRQRGGRGDDALVGADVKIRLGPFKGCKGRVVAIQGTSVRVELEAQMKVVSVDRNHIADNDSVSTAFREPYRHGLGSETPSHPSRTPLHPSMTPIRDHGATPIHDGMRTPMVDRAWNPMSPPRYNWEVGNAASWGSSPEYQLSSPRSTAYQE from the exons ATGCATAGCAGCATAG ATTTCATAGTAGATGGTGGAGCAGAGATACCTGATGAAGATGGTGGCAGACGTGAATATCGTCACCGGCTGTTGCCACAAGAGGACCAAGAAGAAGACCTTGAGGAGCTTACGAGAAGCATTAAGCAAAGATATGCGAGGTCAGCTCATGTGGAGTATGATGAGGAAGCAACAGATCATGTTGAGCAGCAAGCTCTCTTGCCATCTGTCAGGGATCCAAAGCTGTGGATGGTGAAATGTGAG AGCGGTCATGAGAGGAAGGTTGCAGGTCGCCTAATGCAAGAGGCAATAAATAGAGGATCAGAATTGCAAATTCGATCAGTTGTAGCCCTTGATCATCTTCAGAACTATATATACATAGAAGCATGCAAAGAAGCCCATGTGAGGGAG GCTTGCAAGGGTATACACAATATTTATGCCGCTAACATAAAGCTAGTTCCCATCAAAGAGATGACTGATGTTCTCACGGTTGAATGCGAAGCAGTTGATATTGCCAGAGGTACTTGGGTCAGAATGAAGAGAGGAACTTACAAGGGAGACCTTGCAATG GTTGTGCATGTAAATGATATGGACCAGAGAGTCATTGTAAAATTAATTCCAAGGGTTGACTTACATGCTCTTGCAAACAAG GAAGGAAGGGAAGTTCCAAAGAAGAAGGCAGTTATTCCTCCGCCACGCTTAATGAATATTGATGAAGCTAG AAAGATGAAAATATTTGTGGAGCGTAAGCAAGACACGAGGACAGGTGACTATTTTGACAATATTGGAAGTATGTCGTTCAGAGATGGTTTCTTGTACAAAACAGTGGCtctgaaatcaactagaactcagAACATACGTCCAACTTTTGATGAACTTGAGAAATTTCGCCAACTTGATGAGGGTGGGAATGGCGATGTGGCTAGTCTATCCACTTTCTTTGCAAATAGGAAAAAGGTTCGTTTTATGAAGGGTGACCATGTTATTGTGGTTAAGGGGGAACTCAGTAACATGAAAGGCCATGTAGAGAAAGTTGAAGAAGATATCGTTCATATCAGACTAGACCAGAAAGACCTTGCTGTG GAAACTCTGGCTTTTAGTGACAAAGAGCTATGCAAGTACTTTGAGAAGGGAAATCACGTGAAGGTAATATCTGGTTTGTATGAAGGTGCAACTGGTATGGTTGAATCTGTTGAGGGGCATGTGGTGAACATCATATCAGATATAACTAAGGAGCGT CTCCAGGTATTGGCTGATAAAGTTGTTCAGAGTTCTGAAGTAACATCTGATCTCACTCGTATTGGGGAGTATGAGCTCCATGACCTTGTAAAACTAGA CAATGAAAATTTTGGTGTGATTATACGTGTACACAGTGAAGCCTTCCAG GTCCTTAAGGGTATGCCTGGTAGACCCGAGGTAGCACTTGTTGGACTTAGAGAGATCAAAGAGAAAGTTGAGAAGAAAGGAAATGCCCAAGATCGCTTTAAGAACCAATTCGCGGTGAAAGACATGGTAAAAGTTATTGAGGGTCCTTACAAA GGAAAACAAGGTCCTGTAAAACACATCTTCAGAGGAATTGTTTTTATTCATGATCGCCATCATCTTGAGCATGCTGGTTTTATTTGTGCCAAAAGCCAATCTTGTGAGTTGATTGGTGGCTCAGGGGAAAATTGTGATAGAAAT GGTAAACCCTTCTCATCAAGACTTGTGCCTCTTAGAACTCCTTCCCGTGCTCCTCAATCTCCAATGAGATCGTCTGGAGGTGGCCCGGCTATGAGCT ATGGAGGCAGACAGAGAGGTGGAAGAGGGGATGATGCTTTAGTTGGAGCTGATGTGAAAATTCGCCTTGGCCCCTTTAAAGGTTGTAAGGGGCGCGTTGTTGCTATTCAAGGAACTTCAGTCCGCGTTGAACTGGAAGCCCAGATGAAAGTTGTTTCAG TTGATCGCAATCATATTGCAGATAATGATAGTGTGTCCACAGCATTCCG GGAACCATATAGACATGGTTTGGGAAGTGAAACACCATCACATCCTTCGAGGACTCCACTTCATCCATCAATGACACCCATAAGAGATCATGGAG caacaCCTATCCATGATGGCATGAGGACGCCAATGGTTGACAGAGCATGGAACCCAATGAGTCCACCTAG GTACAATTGGGAAGTTGGAAACGCTGCTTCTTGGGGGTCAAGTCCGGAATATCAG TTGTCTAGTCCTCGTTCAACGGCATATCAGGAGTAG